The following are encoded together in the Echeneis naucrates chromosome 9, fEcheNa1.1, whole genome shotgun sequence genome:
- the LOC115049259 gene encoding uncharacterized protein LOC115049259, which produces MNPPTINSTNSVSTTRRKREAERSVNWTVEETQVLLCAWSDERVQKSLAENLRNRHVFKHLSARMSEMGFSRSPHQCRLRVKTLKANYVRAKLQKSVDSLQPCTFKYFAEMDAVLGRRSGGGVGGACSASPEQMDECCPDSVDGTGSVPKDLDCNTDISGHHFGPLGRTGRRHSSSFPLEGRRSRNFWNFDINVKLEDREDLAAESELDDAELQNAARWSVESSPRHDINSTPVENSLSPPSPHVAPLPSPPPPPLTVPAASPLPAPPDPIPGSRHFESPRLEPALKHLLDSFQQLVSETRGLLVQLEGQRQEHARWHQELLAQWLQREERRQRETAEREERREKARMEHEIRVLELLASLAREHGCKCGGSQTVTRPPTAPSHDTNKDRN; this is translated from the exons GGAAACGAGAAGCTGAGCGTTCTGTGAACTGGACGGTGGAGGAAACGCAGGTGCTGCTGTGTGCCTGGAGCGACGAGCGTGTTCAGAAGAGTTTGGCAGAAAACCTCCGCAACCGCCACGTCTTCAAACACCTCTCAGCTCGCATGAGTGAAATGGGCTTCAGTCGCAGTCCACACCAGTGCCGGCTGCGGGTCAAAACTCTGAAGGCCAACTACGTGAGAGCCAAACTGCAGAAGAGCGTCGACAGCTTGCAGCCGTGCACCTTCAAATACTTTGCAGAGATGGACGCTGTGTTGGGCCGGAGGTCAGGTGGAGGGGTGGGAGGGGCCTGTTCTGCATCTCCAGAACAAATGGACGAGTGTTGTCCTGACTCCGTTGACGGGACAGGAAGTGTCCCGAAAGATTTGGATTGCAACACAGACATTAGCGGGCACCATTTTGGCCCTTTGGGGAGGACAGGAAGACGACATTCGAGCTCATTTCCTCTGGAGGGAAGACGAAGCCGAAATTTCTGGAATTTTGACATAAATGTCAAAttggaggacagagaagattTGGCAGCTGAGTCTGAGCTTGATGATGCAGAATTGCAGAATGCTGCACGCTGGAGTGTGGAGTCATCCCCCCGTCACGATATTAACA GTACTCCGGTGGAAAACAGCCTGAGCCCTCCTTCACCACATGTTGCACCActtccatctcctccacctccccctctgaCCGTGCCAGcagcctctcctctccctgcACCACCAGATCCAATCCCCGGCAGCCGTCATTTTGAGTCCCCCCGCCTGGAACCCGCCCTCAAGCACCTGCTAGACAGTTTCCAGCAGCTGGTGTCGGAGACCCGGGGCCTGCTGGTGCAGCTGGAGGGTCAGCGGCAGGAGCATGCTCGCTGGCACCAGGAGCTGCTGGCCCAGTggctgcagagggaggagcGCCGGCAAAGGGAGACGGCAGAgcgggaggagaggagggagaaagctCGCATGGAGCACGAGATCAGAGTCCTGGAGCTCCTCGCCAGCCTGGCCAGAGAACACGGGTGTAAATGTGGAGGCAGCCAAACTGTAACGAGGCCACCGACTGCTCCAAGTCACGACaccaacaaagacagaaattaa